One window from the genome of Bradyrhizobium xenonodulans encodes:
- a CDS encoding aspartate/glutamate racemase family protein produces MRLHVVNPNTTASMTAKIAAAARSVALPGTLIDARQPTMGPVSIEGFYDEAFAVPGMLGCIREADRDGADAHIIACFDDTGLDAARAAAKAPVIGIGEAGFHIASLIAARFAVVTTLGVSIVPIEHNLRKYGLADRCARVRAAEVPVLALEERNADALGKISAEITAAIRDDRAEAIVLGCAGMADLAAELATTHGLPVVDGVAAAVTLAESVVRLGLTTSRLGPYAAPRSKTYSGPFSPFQP; encoded by the coding sequence ATGCGGCTGCACGTCGTCAATCCCAACACAACGGCGTCGATGACGGCGAAGATCGCCGCCGCCGCGCGCAGCGTCGCCCTGCCCGGCACCTTGATCGACGCGCGCCAACCCACGATGGGCCCGGTCTCGATCGAGGGATTCTACGACGAAGCCTTTGCCGTCCCCGGCATGCTCGGCTGCATCCGCGAGGCCGATCGCGACGGCGCGGATGCCCACATCATCGCCTGCTTCGACGATACCGGCCTGGATGCGGCTCGCGCCGCGGCGAAAGCGCCGGTGATCGGCATCGGTGAAGCCGGCTTCCACATCGCGAGCCTGATCGCCGCGCGCTTTGCCGTGGTGACGACGCTCGGTGTCTCCATCGTGCCGATCGAACACAATCTGCGGAAATACGGCCTTGCAGATCGCTGCGCCCGCGTCCGTGCCGCCGAGGTGCCGGTGCTCGCGCTCGAGGAGCGCAATGCCGACGCGCTTGGAAAAATCTCCGCGGAGATCACGGCCGCGATCCGCGACGACCGGGCCGAGGCCATCGTGCTCGGCTGCGCCGGCATGGCCGATCTCGCGGCAGAACTCGCCACCACGCACGGCCTGCCCGTGGTCGACGGCGTCGCCGCGGCGGTCACGCTGGCCGAATCCGTGGTGAGGTTGGGGCTGACGACGTCCCGGCTCGGGCCCTACGCGGCACCGCGATCCAAGACCTATTCCGGGCCGTTTTCGCCGTTCCAGCCCTAA
- a CDS encoding DUF892 family protein, giving the protein MYHHVKKLMFTVRVDEPDPQFGNMLLEQFGGANGELAAAMQYSIQGLNCEDPDRKDLLMDIGTEELSHLEIVGTLARMHLKPSKFDRQAAEADPLIAIAGGGGVSLFNSQGNAWTADYLKITGELDVDLRSNIAAEARAKIVYERLINFCDDAGTRDALQFLMTREITHMKAFSLALESMGKPAFSIGRIAPTPGLVDQFFNDSTGAGDHGEIDTRGPWNEGGDWVFTDSPAIQAGEPGPATAIVTESSPPADEAGLGDLLLDELRDILHAEKQLTKALPKMAEAARFDQLRELFELHLGETETQIERINECFELLGKSARAKPCKGMMGLVEEGQEIIDEGEKKEDAAADLALIGAAQRVEHYEIAGYSTARNLAQQLRHSAIVGLLSKSLAEEENADQLLNQVARSLMSVAKMPAAVEQTE; this is encoded by the coding sequence ATGTATCACCACGTCAAGAAACTGATGTTCACCGTTCGCGTCGATGAGCCGGATCCGCAGTTCGGCAACATGCTGCTCGAGCAGTTCGGTGGCGCCAACGGCGAACTGGCAGCGGCCATGCAGTATTCGATTCAGGGCCTCAATTGCGAAGACCCGGATCGCAAGGACCTGTTGATGGACATCGGTACCGAAGAGCTCAGTCATCTGGAGATCGTTGGCACCCTGGCACGCATGCATCTCAAGCCTTCGAAGTTCGACCGGCAGGCCGCCGAGGCCGATCCGCTGATTGCGATCGCTGGCGGCGGCGGCGTCAGTCTGTTCAATTCGCAAGGAAATGCCTGGACCGCCGACTATCTGAAGATCACCGGCGAGCTGGACGTCGACCTGCGCAGCAACATCGCGGCGGAAGCGCGCGCCAAGATCGTCTACGAACGGCTGATCAATTTTTGCGATGACGCCGGCACCAGGGATGCGCTGCAATTCCTGATGACGCGCGAGATCACCCATATGAAGGCGTTCTCGCTCGCGCTGGAGAGCATGGGCAAGCCGGCTTTCAGCATCGGCCGCATCGCGCCGACGCCGGGTCTCGTCGATCAGTTCTTCAACGACTCCACCGGCGCCGGTGATCACGGTGAGATCGACACCCGCGGCCCCTGGAACGAAGGCGGCGACTGGGTCTTCACGGATTCGCCCGCCATTCAGGCTGGAGAGCCCGGTCCGGCAACGGCCATTGTCACTGAAAGCTCGCCGCCGGCAGACGAGGCGGGTCTCGGCGATCTGTTGCTCGACGAGCTCCGCGATATCCTGCACGCCGAGAAACAATTGACCAAGGCGCTTCCAAAAATGGCGGAAGCGGCCCGCTTTGACCAGTTGCGCGAGCTCTTCGAGCTGCACCTTGGCGAAACCGAGACCCAGATCGAGCGCATCAACGAATGCTTCGAGCTGCTCGGCAAATCCGCCCGGGCCAAGCCCTGCAAGGGGATGATGGGGCTGGTCGAGGAAGGCCAGGAAATCATCGACGAGGGCGAAAAGAAGGAAGATGCTGCTGCCGACCTCGCGTTGATCGGCGCGGCGCAACGCGTGGAGCACTACGAGATTGCCGGTTACAGCACGGCGCGCAACCTAGCCCAACAGCTACGTCACAGCGCCATCGTCGGCCTGTTGTCGAAGTCGCTGGCGGAAGAGGAAAACGCGGATCAGTTGCTCAATCAGGTCGCTCGTTCCCTGATGTCGGTCGCGAAGATGCCGGCTGCGGTCGAGCAAACCGAGTAG
- a CDS encoding PAS-domain containing protein: MGVAALGSGFSAGTKFLKKLVRFARGADTLSVAEKVYSIAGFLAIVTTFLLVMSVQTVRLQTTYRHMHASSAEAAINVGHINALIYAIVMESRGIYMTDDRAKMKQFADGLLRRNRELAESVKSMEKNVRGDDAELFASFRQRIVQFIEFRQELVRRGVEISSAAAREWGDNDANRTVRNKLNSDIEALERIYRERARQADELANENRYAAAYLFALGLAALVLAGLNVVVMRSSVVGALAEITQATDRIADGDVKSKVPHLGRHDEIGHLARAVQHFRDAVARIFELEELEIGTAQARDAAMTERDNFNDKYQAKKWQLSAAINSMPQGLIMLDGKANVVAMNANYRRIYNLPETIQAGSTLEEILQHRVKSGLFSGDIAKYLAAVLDRIARREPAANEIALNDGRIIKIYERPMDGGGWVSVQEDVTELRQRERILERMERFLATIIENVAEGIIAKDARNLRYVFVNKAAEKMIGMSRGEIIGKTARELFSPEAAELIERRDQQLLAQKQQLEPIVDTIDNPARGRRVISARRVQIGGASEESHMFVTMVEDRTEKMVAAA; the protein is encoded by the coding sequence ATGGGTGTTGCGGCGCTGGGATCCGGTTTCAGCGCCGGAACCAAATTTTTGAAGAAGCTCGTTCGTTTCGCTCGCGGCGCCGACACGCTGAGCGTTGCCGAGAAGGTCTACAGCATCGCCGGCTTTCTCGCGATCGTCACCACGTTCCTCCTTGTGATGTCGGTCCAGACGGTGCGGTTGCAGACGACCTATCGTCACATGCACGCTTCCTCCGCCGAGGCGGCGATCAACGTCGGACACATCAACGCGCTGATCTATGCGATCGTCATGGAGTCGCGCGGCATCTACATGACGGACGACCGCGCCAAGATGAAGCAGTTCGCGGACGGCCTCCTGCGGCGCAACCGCGAGCTCGCCGAGTCCGTGAAGAGCATGGAGAAGAACGTCCGCGGCGACGACGCCGAGCTGTTCGCGAGCTTCCGGCAGCGGATCGTGCAGTTCATCGAGTTCCGCCAGGAGCTCGTGCGGCGCGGCGTGGAGATCAGCTCGGCCGCGGCGCGCGAATGGGGCGACAACGACGCCAACCGGACGGTGCGTAACAAGCTCAACAGCGATATCGAGGCGCTCGAGCGCATCTACAGGGAGCGCGCCCGCCAGGCGGACGAACTCGCCAACGAGAACCGCTATGCCGCCGCCTATCTGTTCGCGCTCGGGCTCGCGGCGCTCGTTCTCGCGGGGCTCAACGTCGTCGTCATGCGCAGCTCGGTGGTCGGCGCGCTGGCCGAGATCACGCAGGCAACCGACCGGATCGCCGACGGCGACGTCAAGAGCAAGGTGCCGCATCTCGGCCGCCACGACGAGATCGGACATCTCGCGCGCGCCGTGCAGCACTTCCGCGACGCGGTCGCCCGCATCTTCGAGCTCGAAGAGCTCGAGATCGGCACCGCGCAGGCGCGCGACGCGGCAATGACCGAGCGCGACAATTTCAACGACAAGTACCAGGCCAAGAAGTGGCAGCTCTCGGCCGCGATCAACAGCATGCCGCAGGGCCTGATCATGCTCGACGGCAAGGCCAACGTGGTTGCGATGAACGCCAACTACCGGCGGATCTACAATCTGCCCGAGACGATCCAGGCGGGATCGACGCTCGAGGAAATCCTCCAGCACCGGGTCAAGAGCGGGTTGTTCAGCGGCGACATCGCGAAATATCTGGCGGCGGTGCTCGACCGGATCGCCAGACGCGAGCCGGCAGCCAACGAGATCGCCTTGAACGACGGCCGCATCATCAAGATCTACGAGCGTCCGATGGACGGCGGCGGCTGGGTGTCGGTGCAGGAGGACGTCACCGAGCTGCGGCAGCGCGAGCGCATCCTGGAGCGGATGGAGCGCTTCCTCGCCACCATCATCGAGAACGTCGCCGAGGGCATCATCGCCAAGGATGCGCGCAATTTGCGCTACGTCTTCGTCAACAAGGCGGCCGAGAAGATGATCGGCATGTCGCGCGGCGAGATCATCGGCAAGACTGCGCGGGAATTGTTCTCGCCGGAGGCCGCCGAATTGATCGAGCGGCGCGACCAGCAGCTTCTGGCGCAAAAGCAGCAGCTCGAGCCGATCGTCGACACCATCGACAATCCCGCGCGCGGGCGCCGCGTGATCTCCGCCCGCCGCGTCCAGATCGGCGGCGCCAGCGAAGAGTCGCACATGTTCGTGACCATGGTCGAGGACCGGACCGAGAAGATGGTGGCCGCCGCATAG
- a CDS encoding gamma carbonic anhydrase family protein: MAIYELDGQAPDLPADGNYFIAETATVIGRVRLKPGASVWFGAVLRGDNEWIEIGEGANVQDGSTCHTDLGFPLVIGKNCTVGHNVILHGCTIEEGALVGMGSIVMNGARIGRNSIVGAGSVITEGKEFPERSLIIGSPARVIRTLDDAQVQRMGSAAKFYVANGPRFKQGLKRIG, encoded by the coding sequence ATGGCGATCTACGAGCTCGACGGGCAGGCACCCGATCTTCCCGCCGACGGCAACTACTTCATCGCGGAGACCGCCACCGTGATCGGCCGCGTGCGGCTGAAGCCGGGCGCGAGCGTCTGGTTCGGCGCGGTGCTCCGCGGCGACAATGAGTGGATCGAGATCGGCGAGGGCGCCAACGTGCAGGACGGCTCGACCTGCCACACCGACCTCGGCTTTCCGCTCGTCATCGGCAAGAACTGCACCGTCGGCCACAACGTCATCCTGCACGGCTGCACCATCGAGGAGGGCGCGCTCGTCGGCATGGGCTCGATCGTGATGAACGGCGCCAGGATCGGCCGCAACAGCATCGTCGGCGCCGGTTCCGTCATCACCGAGGGCAAGGAGTTTCCCGAACGCTCGCTGATCATCGGCTCGCCGGCGCGCGTGATCCGCACGCTCGACGATGCGCAGGTGCAGCGGATGGGGAGCGCAGCGAAGTTCTATGTCGCCAACGGTCCGCGCTTCAAGCAAGGCCTGAAACGGATCGGCTGA
- a CDS encoding DUF6949 family protein codes for MTPEAFNSLFSICIGFALAGALVNGYQAFAQRPAGFGLLQDGVAPKTFAAVPFLVFAAPFIIMRNTLRGVRVEARRLEFVMMATVIAGFWSMMSGTFFLMTLRAAGVLV; via the coding sequence ATGACACCTGAGGCTTTCAATTCTCTCTTCTCGATCTGTATCGGTTTCGCGCTGGCTGGCGCGCTCGTGAACGGATACCAGGCGTTCGCGCAGCGCCCCGCCGGCTTCGGCCTGTTGCAGGACGGCGTGGCGCCGAAGACGTTTGCCGCGGTTCCGTTCCTGGTGTTTGCGGCGCCCTTCATCATCATGCGCAACACGCTGCGTGGCGTGCGGGTAGAAGCCCGTCGCCTCGAATTCGTGATGATGGCGACCGTCATCGCAGGCTTCTGGAGCATGATGAGCGGCACCTTCTTCCTGATGACGCTGCGCGCCGCCGGCGTTCTGGTCTGA
- a CDS encoding caspase family protein, translated as MRLRLFGLLILATWFGTGSALAEKRVALVMGNSAYKSAPRLANPVNDATLVGGMLKKAGFDNVDVRLDLNAADMRRSLREFAGRTRDAEVAVIYYAGHGIELDGANYLIPTDAALETDGDVLDETVALDRALFAVEPAKQLRLVILDACRDNPFAKTMKRTVASRAIGRGLAKVEPTSPNTMIAFAAKAGSTASDGDARNSPFATALVERLPMPGLDLRKAFGFVRDDVLKNTGYKQEPYVYGSLGGDDVSLIPAKPAAAPGPQANPQDSVRRDYELALQAGNRDAWEAFLQAYPDGFYAGLARAQLKNVAAEEARAAAAAKARQAEDEKARLAAERANKAEQEKAAAAAKAAENARLAAEKAKQIEEAKAAAAEQRRKDAEAAVAKALADKQAAEKALADKIASDRAAAEKQATEKPQAADGQQKVAAVAPTSSQPSLSPQETAKLVQSELRRVGCLATAADGEWNASSQRSLTLFNKYAGTKFDAKQANFETLDAIKAKPGRVCPLVCDHGFKADGDACVKIACRAGYRVNDDNECEKVQDKKPVATREDAKPRDNERKKVESTPSKPQAAGQMFCGQGGCRPVQKGCRLESARPSTPQGAAAMTSGGMVEICN; from the coding sequence ATGCGGCTTCGGCTGTTTGGTTTGTTGATTCTTGCGACCTGGTTTGGGACCGGCTCTGCGCTGGCCGAGAAGCGCGTCGCGCTCGTCATGGGCAACTCGGCCTACAAGAGCGCCCCGCGGCTCGCCAACCCCGTGAACGATGCCACCTTGGTCGGTGGCATGCTCAAGAAGGCTGGTTTCGACAATGTCGATGTCAGGCTCGATCTCAACGCCGCCGACATGCGCAGGTCGTTGCGTGAGTTCGCGGGCCGGACTCGCGATGCCGAAGTTGCCGTCATTTACTATGCCGGGCACGGCATCGAGCTGGACGGAGCGAATTACCTGATCCCCACTGACGCCGCTCTGGAAACCGACGGCGACGTGCTCGACGAGACCGTTGCGCTGGACCGCGCCCTGTTCGCCGTCGAGCCTGCCAAGCAATTGCGCCTCGTCATTCTCGATGCCTGTCGCGACAACCCGTTCGCCAAGACCATGAAGCGCACGGTTGCCTCGCGCGCCATCGGCCGCGGCCTCGCCAAGGTCGAGCCGACCAGCCCGAACACCATGATTGCCTTCGCGGCGAAGGCGGGCTCGACCGCCTCGGACGGCGATGCCAGGAACAGCCCGTTTGCCACCGCTCTGGTCGAACGCCTGCCGATGCCGGGCCTCGATCTGCGCAAGGCGTTCGGCTTCGTGCGCGACGACGTGTTGAAGAATACCGGCTACAAGCAGGAGCCATATGTCTATGGCTCGCTCGGCGGCGATGACGTCTCGCTGATACCGGCCAAGCCGGCAGCAGCGCCAGGCCCGCAAGCCAATCCGCAGGACAGTGTGCGCCGGGACTATGAGTTGGCGCTCCAGGCCGGAAACCGCGACGCGTGGGAAGCCTTCCTCCAGGCCTATCCCGATGGCTTCTATGCAGGGCTCGCTCGCGCGCAGCTGAAGAACGTCGCCGCCGAGGAGGCGCGCGCCGCTGCCGCCGCGAAGGCGCGCCAGGCCGAAGACGAAAAGGCACGGCTGGCAGCCGAGCGGGCGAACAAGGCCGAGCAGGAGAAGGCGGCGGCCGCCGCCAAGGCCGCCGAGAACGCCCGGCTCGCCGCCGAAAAGGCCAAGCAGATCGAGGAGGCCAAGGCCGCCGCCGCCGAGCAGCGCCGGAAGGACGCCGAGGCCGCCGTGGCGAAGGCGCTGGCCGACAAGCAGGCCGCCGAGAAGGCGCTCGCCGACAAGATCGCGAGCGACAGAGCCGCCGCCGAGAAGCAAGCGACCGAGAAGCCGCAAGCTGCCGACGGCCAACAGAAAGTTGCAGCCGTCGCCCCAACCTCGTCGCAGCCGAGCCTGTCGCCGCAAGAGACCGCGAAGCTGGTTCAGTCGGAGTTGCGCCGCGTCGGCTGTCTGGCGACCGCTGCCGATGGCGAGTGGAATGCGTCGTCGCAGCGCTCGCTGACGCTGTTCAACAAATATGCGGGAACGAAGTTCGACGCCAAGCAGGCGAACTTCGAGACGCTCGATGCGATCAAGGCCAAGCCGGGCCGGGTCTGCCCGCTGGTGTGCGATCACGGCTTCAAGGCCGATGGCGACGCTTGCGTCAAGATCGCCTGCCGCGCCGGCTATCGCGTCAACGACGACAATGAATGCGAGAAGGTGCAGGACAAGAAGCCGGTTGCGACCCGAGAGGACGCCAAGCCGCGAGACAACGAGAGGAAGAAGGTCGAGTCCACACCGTCGAAGCCGCAGGCCGCTGGACAGATGTTCTGTGGACAGGGTGGCTGCAGGCCGGTGCAAAAAGGCTGTCGTCTGGAAAGCGCTCGACCTAGTACCCCGCAGGGCGCAGCAGCCATGACATCGGGCGGGATGGTGGAAATTTGCAATTGA
- a CDS encoding caspase family protein, translating into MAALRFFLIILAVWLGCGPAMAEKRVALVVGNSAYKNVARLANPANDAALVGGMFRKAGFDTVDVKLDLNVVDMRKALREFGSKAREADVAVIYYAGHGIELDGTNYLIPTDAALETDTDVLDEAFPLDRVLFAIEPAKQLRLVILDACRDNPFAKTMKRTVASRAIGRGLAKVEPTSPNTMVAFAAKAGSTASDGDARNSPFATALVERLPMPGLDLRKAFGFVRDDVLKNTGYKQEPYVYGSLGGDDVSLVPAKPAAAQGPQANAQDSVRRDYELALQAGNRDAWEAFLQAYPDGFYAGLARAQLKNVAAEEARAAAAAKARQAEDEKARLAAERANKAEQEKAAAAAKAAENARLAAEKAKQIEEAKAAAAEQRRKEAEAAAAKALADKQAAEKQQAPDSTQKVAAVAPTSSQPTLSPAETAKLVQSELRRVGCLTATADGDWNASSQRSLTLFNKYAGTKFDAKLASFDALDAIKAKPGRVCPLVCDHGFKADGDQCVKIACRAGYRVNDDNECEKVQDKKPVATREDAKKRDTERKQTEAAPSKPQGSGQITCNTMGCRPVKPGCRLVHLGVRGEPGNGSEVCN; encoded by the coding sequence ATGGCTGCGCTTCGTTTTTTCTTGATCATTCTTGCTGTGTGGCTCGGATGCGGACCGGCCATGGCCGAGAAGCGCGTCGCGCTCGTCGTGGGCAACTCGGCCTACAAGAACGTGGCGAGGCTCGCGAACCCCGCGAACGACGCCGCGCTGGTCGGCGGCATGTTCAGGAAGGCCGGCTTCGATACGGTCGACGTCAAGCTCGACCTCAACGTGGTCGACATGCGCAAGGCGCTGCGCGAATTCGGCAGCAAGGCCCGCGAGGCCGATGTCGCGGTCATCTACTACGCCGGTCACGGCATCGAGCTGGACGGCACCAACTATCTGATCCCGACCGATGCCGCCTTGGAGACCGATACCGACGTTCTCGACGAGGCGTTCCCGCTCGACAGGGTGCTGTTCGCCATCGAGCCGGCCAAGCAATTGCGCCTCGTCATTCTCGATGCCTGCCGCGACAATCCGTTTGCCAAGACCATGAAGCGCACGGTTGCCTCGCGCGCCATCGGCCGCGGCCTCGCCAAGGTCGAGCCGACCAGCCCGAACACCATGGTTGCCTTTGCGGCGAAGGCGGGCTCGACCGCCTCGGACGGCGATGCCAGGAACAGCCCGTTTGCCACCGCTCTGGTCGAACGCCTGCCGATGCCGGGCCTCGATCTGCGCAAGGCGTTCGGCTTCGTCCGCGACGACGTGTTGAAGAATACCGGATACAAGCAGGAGCCATATGTCTATGGCTCGCTCGGCGGCGATGACGTTTCGCTGGTCCCGGCCAAGCCGGCAGCAGCACAGGGCCCGCAAGCCAATGCCCAGGATAGCGTGCGCCGTGACTATGAGCTGGCGCTCCAGGCCGGAAACCGCGACGCGTGGGAAGCCTTCCTCCAGGCATATCCCGATGGCTTCTATGCAGGGCTCGCTCGCGCGCAGCTGAAGAACGTCGCAGCCGAGGAGGCGCGCGCCGCTGCCGCCGCGAAGGCGCGCCAGGCCGAAGACGAAAAGGCAAGGCTGGCAGCCGAGCGGGCGAACAAGGCCGAGCAGGAGAAGGCGGCCGCCGCCGCCAAGGCCGCCGAGAATGCCCGGCTCGCCGCCGAAAAGGCCAAGCAGATCGAGGAGGCCAAGGCGGCCGCCGCCGAGCAGCGGCGGAAGGAGGCCGAGGCCGCAGCGGCGAAGGCGCTGGCCGACAAGCAAGCCGCCGAGAAGCAGCAAGCTCCCGACAGCACACAGAAAGTCGCGGCCGTTGCCCCGACCTCATCGCAACCCACCCTATCCCCCGCAGAGACAGCGAAGCTGGTTCAGTCCGAGCTGCGCCGCGTCGGCTGCCTGACCGCTACTGCCGATGGCGACTGGAATGCGTCATCGCAACGCTCGCTGACGCTGTTCAACAAATATGCGGGAACGAAGTTCGACGCCAAGCTCGCGAGCTTCGACGCGCTCGACGCGATCAAGGCCAAGCCGGGCCGGGTCTGCCCGCTGGTGTGCGATCACGGCTTCAAGGCTGATGGCGATCAATGCGTCAAGATCGCTTGCCGTGCCGGCTATCGCGTCAACGACGACAACGAATGCGAGAAGGTCCAGGACAAGAAGCCGGTTGCGACCCGCGAGGATGCCAAGAAGCGGGATACGGAGCGGAAGCAAACCGAAGCGGCACCTTCGAAGCCGCAAGGGTCTGGGCAGATCACGTGTAATACGATGGGCTGTCGTCCCGTCAAACCTGGCTGCAGATTGGTGCATTTAGGTGTTCGCGGGGAGCCGGGGAACGGTTCGGAAGTCTGCAACTGA
- a CDS encoding caspase family protein: MGALRFFGLIVLAGWLGCGSAHAEKRVALVMGNSAYKNVAKLANPANDAALVGGMFRKAGFDTVDVKLDLNVAEMRRALRDFGGKAREADVAVVYYAGHGIELDGTNYLIPTDATLETDSDVLDETLPLDRALFAVEPAKQLRLVILDACRDNPFAKTMKRTVASRAIGRGLAKVEPTSPNTMIAFAAKAGSTASDGDARNSPFAAALVERLPMPGLDLRKAFGFVRDDVLKNTGYKQEPYVYGSLGGDDVALVPAKPVAAGPQANPDSEIRRDYELALQLGTRDVWTAFLNRYPSGFYTDLAKAQLNRIAAEDARAMAAEKARQAEDEKARLASDHAKKAQQEKAAAAAKAAEDARIAAEKAKQIEEAKAAAAEQRRKDAEAAAAKATADKQAAEKQATEKQQATDTAQKVAAVAPTSSQPSLSPQETAKLVQSELRRVGCLANAADGDWNASSQRSLTLFNKYAGTKFDAKLASFDALDAIKAKPGRVCPLVCDHGFKADGDTCTKIACRTGYRVNDDNECEKVQDKKPVATREDAKPRDNERKKSEAAPAKPQAAGQLICNSAGCRPVKPGCRVVPYQQFKHGTVSNGQPQEECN, translated from the coding sequence ATGGGCGCGCTTCGGTTTTTTGGTTTGATCGTCCTCGCTGGCTGGCTCGGGTGCGGCTCCGCGCACGCCGAGAAGCGCGTCGCGCTCGTCATGGGCAACTCGGCCTACAAGAACGTGGCGAAGCTCGCGAACCCCGCGAACGACGCCGCGCTGGTCGGCGGCATGTTCAGGAAGGCCGGGTTCGATACGGTCGACGTCAAGCTCGACCTGAACGTCGCCGAGATGCGCAGGGCGCTGCGCGACTTCGGCGGCAAGGCGCGCGAAGCGGACGTTGCGGTGGTCTATTATGCCGGCCACGGCATTGAGCTCGACGGGACCAACTACCTGATCCCGACCGACGCGACGCTCGAGACCGACAGCGATGTCCTCGACGAAACGCTGCCGCTCGACCGCGCACTGTTCGCTGTCGAGCCGGCCAAGCAGCTCCGCCTCGTCATCCTGGATGCCTGTCGCGACAACCCGTTCGCCAAGACCATGAAGCGCACGGTTGCCTCGCGTGCCATCGGCCGTGGCCTCGCCAAGGTCGAGCCGACCAGCCCGAACACCATGATTGCCTTCGCGGCGAAGGCGGGCTCGACCGCCTCGGACGGAGATGCCAGGAACAGCCCGTTTGCCGCCGCTCTGGTCGAGCGTCTGCCGATGCCGGGGCTCGATCTGCGCAAGGCTTTCGGCTTCGTGCGCGACGACGTGTTGAAGAATACCGGATACAAGCAGGAGCCTTATGTGTACGGCTCGCTCGGCGGCGATGACGTGGCGCTCGTCCCTGCCAAACCGGTGGCCGCCGGGCCGCAGGCCAATCCAGACAGCGAAATCCGCCGCGACTATGAACTGGCGCTCCAGCTCGGCACGCGTGATGTGTGGACCGCTTTTCTCAATCGATATCCGAGCGGGTTTTACACAGATCTGGCGAAGGCACAGCTGAACCGGATTGCTGCCGAGGATGCGCGTGCAATGGCTGCGGAAAAGGCCAGGCAAGCCGAGGACGAGAAGGCTCGGCTGGCATCCGACCACGCCAAGAAGGCCCAGCAGGAGAAAGCCGCCGCCGCCGCCAAAGCCGCTGAGGACGCGCGGATCGCGGCGGAGAAGGCCAAGCAGATCGAGGAGGCCAAGGCCGCCGCCGCCGAGCAGCGCCGCAAAGACGCCGAGGCCGCAGCGGCCAAGGCGACGGCCGACAAGCAAGCGGCCGAGAAGCAGGCGACTGAGAAGCAGCAAGCTACCGACACCGCGCAGAAGGTTGCGGCTGTCGCACCAACCTCATCGCAGCCGAGCCTGTCGCCGCAAGAGACGGCGAAGCTGGTTCAGTCAGAACTGCGCCGCGTCGGCTGTCTGGCAAACGCTGCTGATGGCGACTGGAATGCGTCATCGCAGCGCTCGCTGACGCTGTTCAACAAATATGCGGGAACGAAGTTCGACGCCAAGCTCGCGAGCTTCGACGCGCTCGACGCGATCAAGGCCAAGCCGGGCCGGGTCTGCCCGCTGGTGTGCGATCACGGCTTCAAGGCCGATGGCGACACGTGCACGAAGATCGCCTGCCGCACCGGCTATCGCGTCAATGACGACAATGAATGCGAAAAAGTCCAGGACAAGAAGCCCGTCGCGACCCGCGAAGATGCCAAGCCGCGGGACAACGAGAGGAAGAAGAGCGAGGCTGCGCCCGCGAAGCCGCAGGCGGCTGGGCAGTTGATATGTAATAGTGCGGGCTGCCGTCCGGTAAAGCCTGGATGCCGGGTGGTACCCTATCAGCAATTCAAGCATGGGACGGTTAGTAACGGCCAGCCGCAAGAAGAGTGCAACTAG
- a CDS encoding DUF3126 family protein: protein MDVKEVRKLDAYLKRVFGNPKIRVVPRPKKDDSAEVYIGEEFIGVLFVDDEDDDRSFQFQMAILEDDLVDQE, encoded by the coding sequence GTGGACGTCAAGGAAGTAAGGAAGCTCGACGCCTATCTGAAGCGCGTGTTCGGCAATCCCAAGATTCGCGTCGTGCCGCGGCCGAAGAAGGACGATTCCGCCGAGGTCTATATCGGCGAGGAGTTCATCGGCGTGCTGTTCGTCGACGACGAGGACGATGATCGCTCGTTCCAGTTCCAGATGGCGATCCTCGAGGACGATCTCGTCGATCAGGAATAG